A genomic region of Bactrocera dorsalis isolate Fly_Bdor chromosome 3, ASM2337382v1, whole genome shotgun sequence contains the following coding sequences:
- the LOC105227672 gene encoding uncharacterized protein LOC105227672, protein MIMIQMELEPGFRKADLNNIPTVRSETIFGFVTRIATSGGSVKNQSTGSNSTDVDLLIDYVQVRKAGDIFDVRAVVFPAASGGSHESHVRVSLKVDEKKDEISETKCGLCTKKESCPHILAFIFWLHRKSTDTESTAILDFWGKETEALIEEERGETLRIRDIFACDELRLEADLEAAAVSESEGQAFFEAVLDEMDNLGLKDSALYRHCRSVLEEFEPVFIHHTMLDASNNGVKSCRTFGLHMEEQAKHGLFERLSEVSKTSYKTRLWLETQYMRLRCSLIHRIASRKDSLEDENILELLFCKERELNAEERQQLKQHKRFILKQTEKLENKTYTECGLLLNESYPYICASPDGITDDHIVEIKAPKTDDEFEKYLEGRETIAPKYMAQIQIQMYMANVTKALYCVLSPTFDTNGALHYVWVQADMEFVASLLGAAEDFWKDVVFPRLNKIYLGGP, encoded by the exons atgatTATGATTCAAATGGAATTGGAACCAGGATTTCGCAAAGCAGACCTTAACAATATACCAACGGTGCGCAGCGAAACAATATTCGGGTTCGTCACAAGAATTGCCACCAGCGGTGGTAGCGTGAAGAACCAATCAACCGGCAG taATAGCACAGATGTGGATTTACTCATAGACTATGTACAAGTGAGAAAAGCCGGAGATATTTTTGATGTGCGTGCCGTTGTCTTTCCGGCAGCAAGTGGTGGAAGCCATGAGTCGCATGTACGCGTTTCATTAAAAGTAGATGAGAAAAAGGACGAAATTTCAGAGACAAAATGCGGTCTCTGCACAAAGAAAG AATCTTGTCCACATATACTAGCTTTTATTTTCTGGCTGCATCGCAAGAGCACAGATACCGAATCTACGGCAATACTGGATTTTTGGGGTAAAGAAACGGAAGCATTAATCGAGGAGGAACGTGGGGAGACATTGCGCATTCGTGACATATTCGCCTGTGACGAATTACGTCTTGAAGCTGATTTGGAAGCAGCTGCAGTAAGTGAAAGCGAAGGGCAAGCTTTCTTCGAGGCTGTGCTTGATGAGATGGACAATTTAGGCTTAAAAGACTCGGCTCTGTACCGTCATTGCAGATCGGTATTGGAAGAGTTCGAGCCGGTATTCATTCATCATACAATGTTGGATGCATCAAACAATGGTGTAAAGAGTTGCCGTACCTTTGGCCTGCACATGGAGGAACAAGCTAAACATGGACTTTTCGAACGACTTTCAGAGGTCTCAAAAACTAGCTATAAGACACGGCTTTGGCTAGAAACGCAATATATGCGATTACGTTGTTCTCTCATACATCGCATCGCATCTAGAAAAGATTCCTTAGaagatgaaaatattttggaactGCTTTTCTGTAAAGAACGCGAACTCAATGCCGAGGAACGACAACAACTGAAGCAACATAAAcgttttatattaaaacaaacagaaaaactaGAAAACAAGACATACACTGAATGTGGTTTGTTGCTTAATGAAAGCTATCCATATATCTGCGCATCGCCTGATGGAATTACCGACGACCACATTGTGGAAATAAAAGCACCAAAAACTGACGATGAATTTGAAAAGTACTTAGAGGGACGTGAGACAATTGCGCCCAAATACATGGCTCAGATACAGATTCAAATGTATATGGCAAACGTGACTAAAGCTTTGTATTGTGTACTAAGTCCCACATTTGACACAAACGGTGCCTTGCATTATGTCTGGGTACAAGCCGACATGGAATTTGTTGCGAGCTTACTCGGAGCTGCTGAGGATTTCTGGAAAGATGTGGTATTTCCTCGACTCAACAAAATCTATCTTGGTGGCCCATAA